A window from Primulina huaijiensis isolate GDHJ02 chromosome 11, ASM1229523v2, whole genome shotgun sequence encodes these proteins:
- the LOC140987167 gene encoding 2-carboxy-1,4-naphthoquinone phytyltransferase, chloroplastic-like isoform X3: MAVEAASVWNTSCVSCSLEFVGFRRNTNRIYKASSCLPNAAQRLLLCTQMSFNKTGIRRLKSMRLSDGFRLKCEAVYAEIPLQEKGVNISKATLIWRAIKLPMYSVALIPLTVGSAVAYWQTGHCCAKRYLTLLVSSVLVIAWLNLSNDVHDFDKGADRNKKESVVNLVDSRTGTHIIACFLLALGLIGLTRVSIEAGSLRSILLLVYAIFCGYIYQCPAFRLGYIGLGESLCFAAFGPFATTAFYLLQSGTSELAISVTSISSSLLVGFTTALILFCSHFHQVEDDKAVGKYSPSVNFGTEAGAKVVKMAVTSLCSLLFALGLGQALPFSCVILGALTLPIGNLVSSFIEKNHYGLVLERAARDEI, encoded by the exons ATGGCTGTAGAAGCAGCTTCCGTTTGGAATACGAGCTGTGTTTCTTGTTCCTTGGAATTCGTCGGATTCAGGCGAAATACTAACAG GATTTATAAAGCATCATCATGTCTTCCAAATGCTGCTCAAAGGCTACTATTATGCACTCAAATGTCTTTCAATAAGACAGGCATAAGGCGATTAAAATCCATGCGATTGAGCGATGGGTTTCGACTGAAGTGTGAAGCTGTGTATGCTGAAATTCCTCTTCAAGAAAAGGGTGTGAATATTTCTAAAGCAACTTTGATATGGAGAGCCATCAAATTGCCTATGTACTCTGTTGCTTTGATCCCTCTCACA gtagGAAGTGCAGTTGCTTATTGGCAGACGGGCCACTGTTGTGCGAAGCGCTATTTAACTCTCTTGGTTTCTTCAGTACTTGTTATAGCCTGGCTCAACTTAAG CAACGACGTTCATGATTTTGATAAAGGAGCGGATAGAAACAAGAAAGAGTCGGTGGTTAATTTGGTTGACAG CCGAACAGGAACTCATATTATTGCTTGTTTTCTACTTGCACTTGGCCTAATTGGCCTAACACGGGTATCGATCGAGGCTGGAAGTCTCCGTTCTATTTTGCTTCTAGTTTACGCCATATTTTGTGGCTACATTTACCAG TGTCCAGCTTTTCGTTTGGGTTACATAGGGCTGGGGGAATCCTTATGCTTCGCAGCATTTGGTCCATTTGCCACCACTGCTTTTTACTTGCTTCAAAGCGGCACCAG TGAGCTTGCAATATCTGTGACTTCCATTTCTTCATCGTTACTTGTCGGTTTTACTACGGCCTTGATCCTCTTTTGCAGCCATTTTCATCAG gtCGAGGATGACAAGGCTGTCGGGAAATACTCCCCATCA GTAAATTTTGGAACTGAAGCGGGTGCAAAAGTAGTCAAAATGGCCGTGACATCGCTCTGTTCTCTTTTATTTGCTCTTGGACTTGGACAAGCTCTTCCTTTCTCGTGTGTC ATTCTTGGTGCTTTAACGTTACCGATTGGAAATTTAGTATCTTCCTTCATCGAAAAGAACCACTAT GGACTAGTGTTGGAAAGAGCTGCAAGAGACGAAATTTGA
- the LOC140987167 gene encoding 2-carboxy-1,4-naphthoquinone phytyltransferase, chloroplastic-like isoform X5: MRLSDGFRLKCEAVYAEIPLQEKGVNISKATLIWRAIKLPMYSVALIPLTVGSAVAYWQTGHCCAKRYLTLLVSSVLVIAWLNLSNDVHDFDKGADRNKKESVVNLVDSRTGTHIIACFLLALGLIGLTRVSIEAGSLRSILLLVYAIFCGYIYQCPAFRLGYIGLGESLCFAAFGPFATTAFYLLQSGTSELAISVTSISSSLLVGFTTALILFCSHFHQVEDDKAVGKYSPSVNFGTEAGAKVVKMAVTSLCSLLFALGLGQALPFSCVILGALTLPIGNLVSSFIEKNHYDISMIFMAKYYCVRLHTAFGVALAAGLVAARLFVRKQLPHAIII; encoded by the exons ATGCGATTGAGCGATGGGTTTCGACTGAAGTGTGAAGCTGTGTATGCTGAAATTCCTCTTCAAGAAAAGGGTGTGAATATTTCTAAAGCAACTTTGATATGGAGAGCCATCAAATTGCCTATGTACTCTGTTGCTTTGATCCCTCTCACA gtagGAAGTGCAGTTGCTTATTGGCAGACGGGCCACTGTTGTGCGAAGCGCTATTTAACTCTCTTGGTTTCTTCAGTACTTGTTATAGCCTGGCTCAACTTAAG CAACGACGTTCATGATTTTGATAAAGGAGCGGATAGAAACAAGAAAGAGTCGGTGGTTAATTTGGTTGACAG CCGAACAGGAACTCATATTATTGCTTGTTTTCTACTTGCACTTGGCCTAATTGGCCTAACACGGGTATCGATCGAGGCTGGAAGTCTCCGTTCTATTTTGCTTCTAGTTTACGCCATATTTTGTGGCTACATTTACCAG TGTCCAGCTTTTCGTTTGGGTTACATAGGGCTGGGGGAATCCTTATGCTTCGCAGCATTTGGTCCATTTGCCACCACTGCTTTTTACTTGCTTCAAAGCGGCACCAG TGAGCTTGCAATATCTGTGACTTCCATTTCTTCATCGTTACTTGTCGGTTTTACTACGGCCTTGATCCTCTTTTGCAGCCATTTTCATCAG gtCGAGGATGACAAGGCTGTCGGGAAATACTCCCCATCA GTAAATTTTGGAACTGAAGCGGGTGCAAAAGTAGTCAAAATGGCCGTGACATCGCTCTGTTCTCTTTTATTTGCTCTTGGACTTGGACAAGCTCTTCCTTTCTCGTGTGTC ATTCTTGGTGCTTTAACGTTACCGATTGGAAATTTAGTATCTTCCTTCATCGAAAAGAACCACTAT GATATATCAATGATCTTTATGGCAAAATACTATTGTGTGAGACTACACACTGCATTTGGAGTTGCCTTAGCTGCAGGGCTGGTGGCAGCTAGATTATTTGTTAGAAAACAGCTCCCACATGCtattataatttga
- the LOC140987167 gene encoding 2-carboxy-1,4-naphthoquinone phytyltransferase, chloroplastic-like isoform X4, with the protein MAVEAASVWNTSCVSCSLEFVGFRRNTNRIYKASSCLPNAAQRLLLCTQMSFNKTGIRRLKSMRLSDGFRLKCEAVYAEIPLQEKGVNISKATLIWRAIKLPMYSVALIPLTVGSAVAYWQTGHCCAKRYLTLLVSSVLVIAWLNLSNDVHDFDKGADRNKKESVVNLVDSRTGTHIIACFLLALGLIGLTRVSIEAGSLRSILLLVYAIFCGYIYQCPAFRLGYIGLGESLCFAAFGPFATTAFYLLQSGTSELAISVTSISSSLLVGFTTALILFCSHFHQVEDDKAVGKYSPSVNFGTEAGAKVVKMAVTSLCSLLFALGLGQALPFSCVGLVLERAARDEI; encoded by the exons ATGGCTGTAGAAGCAGCTTCCGTTTGGAATACGAGCTGTGTTTCTTGTTCCTTGGAATTCGTCGGATTCAGGCGAAATACTAACAG GATTTATAAAGCATCATCATGTCTTCCAAATGCTGCTCAAAGGCTACTATTATGCACTCAAATGTCTTTCAATAAGACAGGCATAAGGCGATTAAAATCCATGCGATTGAGCGATGGGTTTCGACTGAAGTGTGAAGCTGTGTATGCTGAAATTCCTCTTCAAGAAAAGGGTGTGAATATTTCTAAAGCAACTTTGATATGGAGAGCCATCAAATTGCCTATGTACTCTGTTGCTTTGATCCCTCTCACA gtagGAAGTGCAGTTGCTTATTGGCAGACGGGCCACTGTTGTGCGAAGCGCTATTTAACTCTCTTGGTTTCTTCAGTACTTGTTATAGCCTGGCTCAACTTAAG CAACGACGTTCATGATTTTGATAAAGGAGCGGATAGAAACAAGAAAGAGTCGGTGGTTAATTTGGTTGACAG CCGAACAGGAACTCATATTATTGCTTGTTTTCTACTTGCACTTGGCCTAATTGGCCTAACACGGGTATCGATCGAGGCTGGAAGTCTCCGTTCTATTTTGCTTCTAGTTTACGCCATATTTTGTGGCTACATTTACCAG TGTCCAGCTTTTCGTTTGGGTTACATAGGGCTGGGGGAATCCTTATGCTTCGCAGCATTTGGTCCATTTGCCACCACTGCTTTTTACTTGCTTCAAAGCGGCACCAG TGAGCTTGCAATATCTGTGACTTCCATTTCTTCATCGTTACTTGTCGGTTTTACTACGGCCTTGATCCTCTTTTGCAGCCATTTTCATCAG gtCGAGGATGACAAGGCTGTCGGGAAATACTCCCCATCA GTAAATTTTGGAACTGAAGCGGGTGCAAAAGTAGTCAAAATGGCCGTGACATCGCTCTGTTCTCTTTTATTTGCTCTTGGACTTGGACAAGCTCTTCCTTTCTCGTGTGTC GGACTAGTGTTGGAAAGAGCTGCAAGAGACGAAATTTGA
- the LOC140987238 gene encoding 2-carboxy-1,4-naphthoquinone phytyltransferase, chloroplastic-like, which produces MYSVALISLSVGTAGAYWETGQYSNASILHALGVFCPRQSLGKFKIKDDMSVGKISPLVWLGTETGSKVVKIKWVYWGIYWLVFAFGLAQTLPYACVILRLTTLPVGNSVVSFVQGNDKDKTKIFKDKYCSVRLHTLFGTALACRLVGTRLLAEQ; this is translated from the exons ATGTACTCTGTTGCCTTGATCTCTCTATCT GTGGGCACAGCAGGTGCATATTGGGAGACAGGCCAATATTCTAATGCGTCGATATTGCATGCTCTTGGTGTCTTTTGTCCTCGTCAATCTTTGGGTAAATTTAAG ATAAAGGATGATATGTCTGTTGGAAAAATTTCTCCACTG GTGTGGCTTGGTACTGAAACAGGTTCAAAGGTAGTGAAAATTAAATGGGTGTATTGGGGGATCTATTGGCTTGTTTTTGCCTTTGGACTTGCCCAAACCCTTCCGTATGCTTGTGTG ATTCTTCGCCTTACGACATTACCGGTGGGGAATTCAGTAGTAAGCTTCGTGCAAGGCAACGACAAG GATAAGACGAAGATTTTCAAGGATAAATATTGTAGTGTGAGATTGCATACTTTATTTGGAACAGCTTTGGCGTGTCGTCTGGTGGGTACTCGATTGCTTGCGGaacaataa
- the LOC140987167 gene encoding 2-carboxy-1,4-naphthoquinone phytyltransferase, chloroplastic-like isoform X1, with protein sequence MAVEAASVWNTSCVSCSLEFVGFRRNTNRIYKASSCLPNAAQRLLLCTQMSFNKTGIRRLKSMRLSDGFRLKCEAVYAEIPLQEKGVNISKATLIWRAIKLPMYSVALIPLTVGSAVAYWQTGHCCAKRYLTLLVSSVLVIAWLNLSNDVHDFDKGADRNKKESVVNLVDSRTGTHIIACFLLALGLIGLTRVSIEAGSLRSILLLVYAIFCGYIYQCPAFRLGYIGLGESLCFAAFGPFATTAFYLLQSGTSELAISVTSISSSLLVGFTTALILFCSHFHQVEDDKAVGKYSPSVNFGTEAGAKVVKMAVTSLCSLLFALGLGQALPFSCVILGALTLPIGNLVSSFIEKNHYDISMIFMAKYYCVRLHTAFGVALAAGLVAARLFVRKQLPHAIII encoded by the exons ATGGCTGTAGAAGCAGCTTCCGTTTGGAATACGAGCTGTGTTTCTTGTTCCTTGGAATTCGTCGGATTCAGGCGAAATACTAACAG GATTTATAAAGCATCATCATGTCTTCCAAATGCTGCTCAAAGGCTACTATTATGCACTCAAATGTCTTTCAATAAGACAGGCATAAGGCGATTAAAATCCATGCGATTGAGCGATGGGTTTCGACTGAAGTGTGAAGCTGTGTATGCTGAAATTCCTCTTCAAGAAAAGGGTGTGAATATTTCTAAAGCAACTTTGATATGGAGAGCCATCAAATTGCCTATGTACTCTGTTGCTTTGATCCCTCTCACA gtagGAAGTGCAGTTGCTTATTGGCAGACGGGCCACTGTTGTGCGAAGCGCTATTTAACTCTCTTGGTTTCTTCAGTACTTGTTATAGCCTGGCTCAACTTAAG CAACGACGTTCATGATTTTGATAAAGGAGCGGATAGAAACAAGAAAGAGTCGGTGGTTAATTTGGTTGACAG CCGAACAGGAACTCATATTATTGCTTGTTTTCTACTTGCACTTGGCCTAATTGGCCTAACACGGGTATCGATCGAGGCTGGAAGTCTCCGTTCTATTTTGCTTCTAGTTTACGCCATATTTTGTGGCTACATTTACCAG TGTCCAGCTTTTCGTTTGGGTTACATAGGGCTGGGGGAATCCTTATGCTTCGCAGCATTTGGTCCATTTGCCACCACTGCTTTTTACTTGCTTCAAAGCGGCACCAG TGAGCTTGCAATATCTGTGACTTCCATTTCTTCATCGTTACTTGTCGGTTTTACTACGGCCTTGATCCTCTTTTGCAGCCATTTTCATCAG gtCGAGGATGACAAGGCTGTCGGGAAATACTCCCCATCA GTAAATTTTGGAACTGAAGCGGGTGCAAAAGTAGTCAAAATGGCCGTGACATCGCTCTGTTCTCTTTTATTTGCTCTTGGACTTGGACAAGCTCTTCCTTTCTCGTGTGTC ATTCTTGGTGCTTTAACGTTACCGATTGGAAATTTAGTATCTTCCTTCATCGAAAAGAACCACTAT GATATATCAATGATCTTTATGGCAAAATACTATTGTGTGAGACTACACACTGCATTTGGAGTTGCCTTAGCTGCAGGGCTGGTGGCAGCTAGATTATTTGTTAGAAAACAGCTCCCACATGCtattataatttga
- the LOC140988798 gene encoding 2-carboxy-1,4-naphthoquinone phytyltransferase, chloroplastic-like — protein MAATYVSIANNGFCVAKTNGGYHPVRHSVARNYARLSMPHSTQRSFGSCNKAYTGLLSLKKQVTHPRFIQKCRAAEVAEPRLLNNNAPVEEELSRSTLIWRAAKLPMYTVALIPVLVGSAAAYQQTGQFSFWRFLVSLVSFVIVNVWVNLSNDVYDFDTGADKDKKESVVNLFGSRELINTVAWSLLVIGFSGISLLAAAAASERSIVLSAFAVFCFFLYQCPPFRLSYFGVGEPLLMMAYGPLSSIAFYLLQSRASELPISGTIVWSSLLLGFTTALILFCSHFHQIDGDRAVGKMSPLVRIGTDKGSKVVKFGVVGLYSLLLGLGFFQALPLPTVILGFMTLPMANLVVGFVEKNHMDKSKIFTSKYLCVRLHTVFGAALAAGLMIARMLAPAAAAKLAL, from the exons ATGGCAGCAACCTATGTTTCCATAGCTAATAATGGATTTTGTGTTGCCAAGACCAATGGAGGGTACCATCCGGTGAGACACAGCGTGGCGAG GAACTATGCAAGATTGTCGATGCCACATTCGACACAGAGGTCATTCGGCAGCTGCAACAAGGCATACACGGGCCTGTTGTCCTTGAAAAAGCAGGTTACACATCCTCGTTTCATCCAAAAATGCAGAGCTGCAGAAGTTGCAGAACCGAGACTTCTAAATAATAACGCCCCAGTCGAAGAAGAATTGTCGAGATCGACTTTAATATGGAGAGCTGCCAAACTACCTATGTACACCGTTGCTCTTATTCCAGTACTT GTGGGATCCGCAGCTGCATATCAGCAAACGGGCCAGTTTTCGTTCTGGCGATTCTTGGTGTCGTTGGTGTCTTTTGTAATCGTGAATGTTTGGGTAAATTTAAG TAACGATGTTTACGATTTCGACACAGGAGCAGATAAGGACAAGAAAGAATCCGTTGTCAATCTCTTCGGCAG TCGCGAACTCATCAACACCGTCGCTTGGTCGTTACTTGTCATTGGTTTCTCCGGCATTTCGTTGTTGGCAGCCGCGGCCGCGAGTGAGCGTTCAATTGTACTATCGGCCTTTGCTGTGTTTTGCTTCTTCCTTTACCAG TGTCCACCGTTTCGTTTGAGTTATTTTGGTGTGGGAGAGCCCTTACTCATGATGGCATACGGCCCGCTTTCGAGCATCGCCTTCTACTTACTCCAAAGCCGAGCAAG TGAGCTGCCGATATCGGGAACGATTGTATGGTCATCACTGCTTCTCGGTTTTACGACTGCCCTGATCCTTTTCTGCAGTCATTTCCATCAG ATCGACGGTGATAGGGCTGTTGGAAAAATGTCCCCATTGGTAAGGATTGGGACTGACAAAGGCTCAAAAGTGGTTAAATTTGGTGTTGTTGGACTCTACTCGCTTCTACTGGGTCTTGGATTCTTCCAAGCTCTTCCTTTGCCTACCGTT aTTCTTGGTTTCATGACACTACCAATGGCGAACTTAGTGGTTGGTTTTGTTGAGAAGAATCACATG GATAAATCGAAGATTTTCACGTCAAAGTATCTGTGCGTGAGATTGCACACTGTATTTGGTGCCGCTTTAGCTGCTGGATTGATGATTGCTAGAATGCTTGcacctgctgctgctgctaagCTTGCCCTTTAA
- the LOC140987167 gene encoding 2-carboxy-1,4-naphthoquinone phytyltransferase, chloroplastic-like isoform X2 yields MAVEAASVWNTSCVSCSLEFVGFRRNTNRIYKASSCLPNAAQRLLLCTQMSFNKTGIRRLKSMRLSDGFRLKCEAVYAEIPLQEKGVNISKATLIWRAIKLPMYSVALIPLTVGSAVAYWQTGHCCAKRYLTLLVSSVLVIAWLNLSNDVHDFDKGADRNKKESVVNLVDSRTGTHIIACFLLALGLIGLTRVSIEAGSLRSILLLVYAIFCGYIYQCPAFRLGYIGLGESLCFAAFGPFATTAFYLLQSGTSELAISVTSISSSLLVGFTTALILFCSHFHQVEDDKAVGKYSPSVNFGTEAGAKVVKMAVTSLCSLLFALGLGQALPFSCVDISMIFMAKYYCVRLHTAFGVALAAGLVAARLFVRKQLPHAIII; encoded by the exons ATGGCTGTAGAAGCAGCTTCCGTTTGGAATACGAGCTGTGTTTCTTGTTCCTTGGAATTCGTCGGATTCAGGCGAAATACTAACAG GATTTATAAAGCATCATCATGTCTTCCAAATGCTGCTCAAAGGCTACTATTATGCACTCAAATGTCTTTCAATAAGACAGGCATAAGGCGATTAAAATCCATGCGATTGAGCGATGGGTTTCGACTGAAGTGTGAAGCTGTGTATGCTGAAATTCCTCTTCAAGAAAAGGGTGTGAATATTTCTAAAGCAACTTTGATATGGAGAGCCATCAAATTGCCTATGTACTCTGTTGCTTTGATCCCTCTCACA gtagGAAGTGCAGTTGCTTATTGGCAGACGGGCCACTGTTGTGCGAAGCGCTATTTAACTCTCTTGGTTTCTTCAGTACTTGTTATAGCCTGGCTCAACTTAAG CAACGACGTTCATGATTTTGATAAAGGAGCGGATAGAAACAAGAAAGAGTCGGTGGTTAATTTGGTTGACAG CCGAACAGGAACTCATATTATTGCTTGTTTTCTACTTGCACTTGGCCTAATTGGCCTAACACGGGTATCGATCGAGGCTGGAAGTCTCCGTTCTATTTTGCTTCTAGTTTACGCCATATTTTGTGGCTACATTTACCAG TGTCCAGCTTTTCGTTTGGGTTACATAGGGCTGGGGGAATCCTTATGCTTCGCAGCATTTGGTCCATTTGCCACCACTGCTTTTTACTTGCTTCAAAGCGGCACCAG TGAGCTTGCAATATCTGTGACTTCCATTTCTTCATCGTTACTTGTCGGTTTTACTACGGCCTTGATCCTCTTTTGCAGCCATTTTCATCAG gtCGAGGATGACAAGGCTGTCGGGAAATACTCCCCATCA GTAAATTTTGGAACTGAAGCGGGTGCAAAAGTAGTCAAAATGGCCGTGACATCGCTCTGTTCTCTTTTATTTGCTCTTGGACTTGGACAAGCTCTTCCTTTCTCGTGTGTC GATATATCAATGATCTTTATGGCAAAATACTATTGTGTGAGACTACACACTGCATTTGGAGTTGCCTTAGCTGCAGGGCTGGTGGCAGCTAGATTATTTGTTAGAAAACAGCTCCCACATGCtattataatttga